AACTCTATTCAATATTTCATCAGAAAAAGTAGAAAAAATTAGAACCCAAACATTTAATAATGCCGATCCAAAACAAATTGAACCGAGAAACGTTCAGTTATACAATGATAGTTTAGGTTTAACGAACCTCAAAACGATTTCAAAAAAAGAATTAGAATCTCGGTTGAAAACAGATTCTGACCTTTTTCAATTGATTGAGGAATATCCAGATGATGTGACAACACACGATACCATTCTAAAAGAGATAGCCAAACGAGATCCGAACCTAAAACGACTCATTGAAGATTATTTTAGGGAACGAACAGATAGTGCTTATAATACTTGGCCATATAATCCAGATAAATTAGACAAACGCCTTTCTGTCGTTATCAATGCAGCCTTCCGACAAGGATTGAAGTATGATGCAGACAATAAAAAAGCTTTTTCTGGAATTACTAAAACTGTCGGTATGTTGGATGATGACAAGGCAATGGTTTCCTTAAGAGAGGCTGTCCACAAACTCAAACAAGATGACCCAAGGATGGAGTACGTAGTAGAAGCTTTGATTAAAAGTGATCATAATGAATCTAGATCCATCTTAGCAGATGCAGCTTGGCGGACTTTCGAAACTTTAGACAACGTAAAAGAAATCAATCAAAAGGTTCAAAAAGAAGGCCCTACCTTAAACAATATGTTTACTGTGTACACTCATTTGAACGAAGCTTTACAGGAAAGAATTTTAACTTTAGATGAAGTCTCCGTAAAATTAATCCAAAAACTTTTTAGTTACTCTGATCACTTTAAATATTTTGGGATTAGCGTAGGAAATGCATTTGCAGTCTGTGCTCATTTGGGACTCAGCGAACATACAGAGATTATTGCAAATTATCTAAGAAGAAGTTTTCAAATCAAAGGGAGAGATAAAGGCTCTTATTTAGAGTTACGTTTGATTGTTAATATCTCTGAAGCAGCTCTTGCCTGGGCGAAAATGGAACCAGAAAAAGCGAAAGAGGAACTCATCAAATTTTTCAAAGAAGTTGATGATTCAAATGATCCAGGGATCGCAATTGACTTAAAAGCATGTTACGTCGCAGGTTTGTTATTCTTAGAACCGGATAACGAAGAGTATACGAGTTTTGCCGAACGAATTTTAGGGAACAAGGGAGATCAAGTTCGAGTTTACGGGATCATTCGTTGTATCAGAAAACAAAATTTAAAAAAATTCAAAGATTATCTTTGGTATCATATTTACGCAGATCCAGACCCTATGGTTGATTATTCCTGGAGTTATGTTGAAGTAGAGGCAAGAAGAGCTTGGGAAACTTTAACTGGAGAAGATGCACCAGACTTTGATAATTCTGATCAATATGCGTCCTCTCTTTCTAAAAACAAATCGTTATTACCTGAGGCAATTCTCCATCCTGAAAAATATAGTATCCAACATGTGTTCGAAAAAATTCGAGAAACTAAATACAAACATGAAGATGTGGTACGTTATGGTGGGCCTTGGCTTGTCGATTCCTTACGTTATTCTTTAGACGAATACAAGTATTCAGGATCCTATGACCGTTGGGAAGCTATCAAGGCCTTATTCTTTCAGGGACGGAATGTTTATCCATACTTTTTGGAAATTTTCAAATTACCTTATGCAGCACCTTCCTGGAAAACCTATCTATTACAATTTATGAGAGTGATGGAACCTGAATCTCTCAAATGGAAGAAAGTTCTTACAATGGATGTAAATGAAATTACAACATTACTTGAAAATCCAGACCCCGAATGGTACGTATGGACTGATTTACTTGCTGCGAGGCTTTTTTTGTTAAATGGTGAGTCTTCTTTTGAGAACATTTCAAAAGTAATAGAGAAACGTTTGGATATGACCAACCATCTGTCTTATGATTCCAGTATCTATGAAGAAAGTTTAGGTCTTCGATTGCCACTTCTTTGGAGGTGGTTTGGGAAAAAAGGGGATGATAGGATTCAATCCCATTGGAAAAAGGCCAATAGAGATTCGGAAACTTATACAATGCTTGATATGGCAGCCAGACGCAAGTTAGATGATCAAGTTCCAGAAATGCCAAAGATTGAAAATCCGGGTATTTTACTAAGCTTCTATCCAGAACAAAGAGAGTATGGTTGGCATACATGGATGCATATAACTCCTGATGTGGTTCGATTTGGGACCAATGAGTTTCATCTACAATCCGTTTTACCCGATTCCAAAACTGAATCGAGTTTCACAGAAGCCAAGGAACATCTAGAAATGATTTGGAAGATTGCACATATTTTAGGTTATACAGTCTCTAAGAAAAAACCCAAAGGAAAAAAATAAGAATGGTTTCTGTTTAACCATTCTTATTTACCTTTAGCCGAAGGTACGATGGGAATGGTTAAGTCGGTTGTCCCTTCCCTACTGACTTTGCATAATCACTGGGAGACATTTTTTTTAGTGACTTAAAGGCTAAGTTAAAATTGGCTTTCGAGTTAAAACCAACTTGGTAGGCTAGCGACAATAAATTGGCTTTAGGTTCCTTTTCAATCAACTGACAAATTTCTGCGATACGGTATTCGTTCACAAATCGATTAAAATTCATACCAAGATATGCATTGATGTATTCACTCAATTGATAATCTTTGATTCCTAATTTTTCCGCAAGGTTTGCTAAATTCAAATCTTCTTCGCGATATACAAAATTCACCTTAAGTAAAGTATCTAAATCAAGTTTTAACTTTTCCAAATTTAAATTTAGAATCCGAGAAGTTCTATAGGACTGACGTAGTTCTGGTAAAAGATCCTTAAACAATTGGTGATTGATTTCTGTTCCGATAAAAGCAACTACTGCCATAAGGGTTGCCAATCCCGCTGTAAAATAAATTCCTGTATGCCATCGTAAGAAAGTACTAATAAAGATAAAACTAGCAAAAGTAATATTTCCTTTTAGTATCATTCCTAAAATTTGTACTCCTAATTTTGCTTCTTGATTGGGATTACGATAGAGAATCATTCTATACTGATATATCATCCATACAAAAGTACCTACCCAGTAAACACATCCAACTGCAGAAATCATTTCAGGGATAGAAAAGGGAGCTCCCGCAAAACTTTGATTCATTGATTGTAAAAGAAGATGAGGAGTCGCCCATTGTAAAAGAAACAGAATGAGGACTACAAAAAAAGTAGGATACAATCGTTTCAATCCACCTAAAGGAATCGGCTCTGAACTGAGAAATTGTTCGATTGTATATTGCATACTCCCAGGGATTAAAAAAATAATCGGAACGTAACCATGATTTAAAATCGCAGTTTCAAATTCGAATCCGGCATACAAACGATAGGCATAAACAATCAAAATCCCACCAGAAAAGGCAGCTATCATGGCAAAGGGAAAACCTTTGGAACCCTTTTCTTTCACTAGGATCCCAATTCCTAAAATGAAATGATACCACGCTCCAAACTGGAGCCATGACCCAAAAAATTCGAACATGTTGCAAAATTCGGACAATCATTGCAAATCCGTCAACACTTTGGGGATCTTTCGTACAAAGAATTAGTACAAAATCATGATACTAGACCTAAAAAATCGTCTAGAATCGCCATCTTAGACGCCAATTGGGCGCATTCATGGTAAATTTGAGGCAATTCAGAGGCGAATTATGAAAAAGCAAAAAATCTATCGTCTGTTTTTACCACTAGGGGTCTTCCTTCTTGTGGCATGCGGACCAAATGGAAACCAAAACTCAAAAGACAACGCAGCCGTACTAGGCGTGTTAAACGGATCCAATTCCAGTAACTCAGCTTCACCAGAAGCTCTCCAGTTAAGTAATGCAGCCAATGCAAAGGATATTCAAACTGCATTTGCAAAAGAAAATGATGGAAGTTTTACTTTCAACGACAACATCTCTTTTCTTAGCAACGATGGTGTCAAAATTACGGGAAACCTTTTCATTCCAAAATCTGGAACTGGCGCCTTCCCTGCAGTGATCTTTGTTAATAGTTGGGCACTCAATGAATACGAATACATTGTTCCTGCTGCTAAACTTGCAAAAAAAGGATATGTAGTATTCAGTTATAACACAAGAGGATTTGGAACATCTGGGGGACTAATTAACGTTGCAGGCCCGAAAGATATGGAAGATCTCTCGAAAGGAATTGACTTCCTACTTGCAAATGCACCTGTCAATCCAGCAAACATTGGTATTGCGGGAGTATCTTATGGTGCAGGGATTTCTCTTCTTGGTCTCAGCAAAGAACCTAGAATTAAAACAGCAGTAGCAATGAGTGGATGGGGAAGTTTACCTGACTCACTGTACGGAAACCAAACACCTAGACTTGTATGGGGACTACTCCTCGTCACTGCTGGTTATATTACAGGAAAGATGGATCCAGTGATTGCAGAAAACTTTGGAAAACTTCTTGATACAAGAGATGTTGCAGCAGTTTTAGCCTGGGCCAGTGAACGTTCACCTAATAGTGCTGTAGCTGCCCTCAATGCTTCCGGAAAACCAGTTTATATTTCAAATAACTCACAAGACAATCTTTTCCAACCCAACCAAATCCTTCCTTACTTCGAACAATTAACCGTTCCTAAAAAATTGGATTTGAATAATGGGATTCATGCAACTGCTGAGGTTGGTGGTATTCTTGGTCTTGATAATTATGTTTGGACCAATGCTTATGACTGGTTTGACTATTGGTTGAAAGGAATTCAAAACGGTATTATGACGAAACCAAAAGTTTCGATTCAAAAACGATTTTCTTCTTCAAGAGTTACCTATTCAACTTGGCCAAATCCAAATAAAGTAGATAGAACTTACCACTTGCGACCAATGGGACTTTTGACTCCTGGTAAAATCACTACCACTGCGAATACAACGAACGGAAATGATACCATTCTTTCTGGAGGAACAAGTGCGACTACCGGTGTCCCTCTCCTATCAGAAATTTTAGATGGAGCGGTATCTGTACCTGTAACTACAAATGTCAATTTGATTGACCGTACAAACGCAATGGTCTATATCTCTGACCAGTTGACAAGTGTACTCAAAGTGAGAGGACGCACTTTTTACAAAGGTCGTATCAATAGTTCAGATGTCGCACCTCACGTTGTAGTGTATTTGTATGAAGTAGACATTTGGGGAACAGGAAAACTAATCTCTCATGGTACTGCTACTTTATTCGGTGTCAAAGGAAAAGATACAGATCTTAATGTTGATTTACAAGCAGTGGCACATGACTTTCCAGTAGGAAGTCGACTTGCTCTTGCGATTGATAACATTGACCCAATGTATGCAGTTCCAAAACCGGTTTCTTTATACACAACTACTTTTAAACACAGCACATCCACGGCTTCCACACTTCGTTTTGAAAGTGAATGATTAAAGTATGGGTGCGAATGACAAAATAACTTAAATCAAATTTCACCTTTAAATAGTTAGTTTATTCATCGGGAGAGGTCACCTCTCCCCTTCTTTTTATCCAACAATCAAATGCTAGCGCCCCGGATAGTAGCGGAAATCCTTTCGCGGATGCGAAAGATTGCAGCGGATAGCCGGAAATGGCGCCCACATAGCTTTATTTTTCCGTTAGTTTATTCGGATTAGAATGGACTTGGTTCGTTCCAAGGCCAGACTTTGTACGATTCATAAATAAAGGGAAACCCGTTGCCGATACATTACTACGCTGGCCTTCATCTCGGTGAGATCACCACCGAACTCGGAAAACAAATTACCGAAGACCAAAAAGTGAATCCTCTCAAACGACCATTGGTTGTGGTTCCCAATCAAAATTTAATCCCTTGGTTACGTTTAAACTTACCTAAGTTTGATGTATCAAATCTTTCCTTAAACATTGAATTTACGTTTTTAGAAAAAGCAATTTTGAAAATTATATTTCAATCTTTGAATATACAAACTTATGAAGAACAAACAGCGCTATATCAATATGAAACTTTAAAACGAGATTGTTTTGCCCTACTCTACCAAAAACAACAAACATTACTGAAAAATTTTCCTGAAATTCAAACGTATTTGGAAGAGATCCCAAAATTGTATTATCTTTCTGATGTACTAACAAAATATTTTAAAGACTATGAATTAAATCGAGAAGAATGGATTAAAGATTGGATTGGCCTTGATTCAAAAACTATCCCGAACGAAGTTAAAAAAGATCCTTATTGGGAACTAGAAAAACAAATTTATACAGAGATTTATAAAGACGAAACAAAACCAAAAAATTTATTTCGATATTTGGAAGAAGGAAAAAATTTACCACTCTCTGGCAACTTACATTTGTTTTGTTTATCTAACCTTTCCGGAACTTATATTGATTTTTTAAAAGAAACAGCGCTAGCCAAAGAATCTAAACTTTCGGTTCATATTTACCAATTCCACAATGGGAAAGTTATTGGCAAAAATACCGAGAAAACAAAAAACTATTTATCTAAATTTTCAAAACCGCAATCCTATTTGGCAAAAGAGTTCTCCAAAGCTAATGATTCTAAACAAAAATCAAAATTTATAAGTGGTGGGATGCTTTCTAAGTTAAAGGCATTTTTATTAGAAGAGCCTGTGAAATCAGAAAACTATTTAGAAGACCAAACAGTAAGGGTCTGGAATGCACCTTCCGTTTATCGTGAAGTGGAATCAATTGCGCACGATATACTTCATAAAATTAGTTTAAGTAAAGGTAGACTCAATTTACTTGATTTTGCGATCTTAGTTCCAAATATGAACGATTATCGATCAGCCGTCGAATGGGTGTTTGATGGCGGAATCTACGCCACACAAAAAAAAGAAAACTTACCAAGGTTACTCAAAATCCCTTATTCAATCACCGATCTAGTGGCCAAAGACACATCACAACTATACCTAGCATTGTCTACTTTGTTTCGCTGTATGAAAAATGATCGATTCGAAAAAGAAGACATCTATTCTTTATTCAAAAATCCATTACTTATGGGCGTTAATGATACTAATGAGGAAGAAAGCTCTCTTAAAGTTTTGGATTTAATTGATTCTTTGGGTTCTCTCTACGAGGAAGAAAAGGAATACAATCCTTATACAATTTCCTTTGGCCTAAAACGTGCGGTAGTTTCCTTGGTCTCTGATGAAGAAACCGCTTGGAAAGAAATAGAAGTGGTCACAAAACCAATTTCTTCTGACAAAACCGTAATTGAATTTGTGGAAATCTGGAATCGAATCAAAGAAATTCAGCGGGAATTAAAAGAAAAAATTCTACAAATACCGAAAGAAGAACGTTATCTTGTCTTTGAAAATTTATTTCAGAAATTATTTACCTTTGAGGGAGAATGGGAAAAAGAACTTACCTACTTCAATCAATGGTTAAAATCAATTCAATCTTGGTGTGTTAGTGACTGGAATCAAACCAAAGACTTTTTAGAAATGATTTCTCTCTTAACAGAAGAAGTTTTTTCCGACATACCAATGCAACGTGGCAATTATTTAACCGAAGGAGTCACTGTTTCTCTCCTGCAACCAATGCGCCCTATTCCATTTTTTCATGTATACATCGCAGGACTTGGTGAAGGGAAATTTCCTGGTTCTGTGGATCGATCCAGATTCAATTTACGAAGATATGATTCCAAACCTTGGGATCTCAATCGAAGAGAAATCCAAGAATCTCTTTTCTGGGAATCCATTCTTTCTGCAGAAGAAAGTATTACATTTTCGTATGTGGGAAAAAACACACTAGAAGATAAAGAATTCGAACCTTGTTCCACTTTATTTGAAGTAATGACTGCGATGGAAATCAAAAAAGCTGTGGAGCTCCCTTTAACATCGTATAGTCGATTCTATGACGAAACCCAATTCCCGTCTTTTGATTATGTTCGAAACTTAAAAAAATTTAATGCCGGGGATATAAACTTCCCAAGGCCCAACTTTACCGACGTAAATCTTTTATCTCCTTCAGAGTTTACCAAACAAAAAACAAATGAAATCACGGTTAAACAACTTGTTACAGGACTTAAGAATCCCATTCTTGGGCCTCTATCAGAAAACCTTGGTCAAATTTGGGAGGAAGAGGAAGAACAGGAAGAAGAACCATTTCGTTTGAACAATTTAGAAATTTATACAATCAAAACCATTTTTATTCCTATATTTACCGAATCTTTGGTCCTTAACAAAGAATGGACTTGGAATCGCGAATCCATTCAAAATCACCTAACAGAATACACACGAAAAGCAGAACAAAATGCTGAATTCCCATATGGGGCATTCCATATTGTTTCCTCAGAACTTTTATTACAAGAACTGGAAACCATTGCAGAGCGATTCCATGTTCTCAAAGATACAGTGTTTTCGGTAACAGAAAACTTATCATATTTAAAAGCCGTTTCTATTGGAGATACAGGCCTTAGGCATTGTAAAAAAATAAATCCATACCAAATTACCGAAACTCATAAAATCATCGGAGAATGGGAAAACTTAATCGAAAAAGACGGAGTTTATTACTGGGTTCATTCAGGAAGTTTGTACGAAAAACCTAAATATCCTAACGAATACTTAAAAGATTACCTCGGTAAAATGGCTTATGTTTTGACTACGGCATGTTTGTTTCAGATGACCGGAAACAAGTTAATCATGATTCCCGCCAATGCAAAGGATTTTAAAAATGATTCCTATCTTGATTTTTCAAATCTATCTACACCCGACTGCCAATCTTATTTAAATTCGATCTACCAATTAGTTACAGAGGAAAAACCTAAGTATATTCCCAATGCTGGTTTAAATCTTTTCTTCTCCAAACATTCTATTGAAGAGATGGAAAAAAATCCAGACACTATTGATTCTTTATGGAAGGAATTTTTATCAGAAGAATTGGACACCATTTTACATTTTGAAAATCAATTAATGAAGTTATCTCCCTATACCAAAGTTTTGTTGGACGAATTCTCTCTCACGTCTGTCTGGGAGATTTTTTTACCCATCCTCAAAAAAGGATTTCGATAAATGGGCCACCCACTACTCCATAAACCAAAGTTTATCGAAGCATCAGCAGGTACAGGAAAGACCTATCTCATCATGGAAATGTTAGGTGACATCATGAAACATGATGTGGAAAACAACATTTCAGAGAATCGAATTCTAAATACTTTGATTCTCACATTTACTGAGAAAGCTGCCGGCGAACTTAAAGGAAGACTCAAAGCCAAAATTTTAGAACTTTCAGAGAATGGAAAAAATCCTGCTTTTTACCGATATCTCCGCGACTTAGATCAAGTCACTATTTCCACCATCCATGGATTTTGTAATATGGTTTTGAAAGAATACCCTATTGAAACACAAAACAATCCCAATGTCCGACTAACAAATACAGAAGAAATCATCAAAAAAAGTTTTTATCTTTTAAAACGAAGCCATTGGGGGGAAAAAGATTTTGAAGGTTTAGCAAAGAATCTAATAGAATCTAATACTTTAGAGAAAGAATCCTCCATTACCTTTGCTGTGTCCAAACTTTTATCTCATACAAAGAATTATTTTTTTCCAAAAATTTTGACTATAGAAGAAATTCTCTCTTCAGCAAATTTAGAAAAAATTCTTATTAGTTTAAATTCGGTGATGGTAACCTTACAAGGACCCATTGGTGCGTCTATCATAGAACAAGGAGACAGTAGAACCATCCAAAAGTGGATCGAAAACTGGTCCTTGATGCATACTTTCGCAGAAACCCTTGTGTCCAAAAATAGCGAATCCCTCAAAAAAGAACTTCAGCGAATTACTGGTTTACAAAGAACCGCTGATAAAGTTGCTTACCAAGGTTTCGCTTATTTATTGTTAACCGGTAAAACCATTACCAAAAACTTAAATAAAGAAGCGATAGAACTACAATCTTCAATCAAAACGCTAATTTCTTTACTCGAAGACACATTCCCTATAGAAAAAATTGATTTAGAGGGAGAATGGTTTTTACAAGAAACAGCGCTCCGATTGGCAGAAGATACAAAATCGCAGCTTAAAACAGGAGATACTTTAACCTACGATCAAATGATCCTAAAAGTACATGAGACAGTGGTCACAAAACCCAATCCATCACTTGTCCAATCACTAAAGGAACGTTATCAAGTTTGTATTTTAGATGAATTCCAAGATACAGATCAAAACCAATACCAAATCTTTCGTTCTCTTTTTGTAGATGATAAAGATAAAAGCCGCATGTTGTTTTGTATTGGAGATCCAAAACAAAGTATTTATGGATTTAGAGGAGCCGACATTGGTATTTATCTAAAAGCAGCAAATGATTTTGTAGATTCCAAAGCTAGTTTATCAACAAATTACCGCTCCACGAAAGAAATCATCCATGGGCTCAATTTACTCTTTCACAATGAAGAGAAGAACTTTGGCGAAACTAATTTTTTCCCCATAGAAGAACCGGGCTCACAAAAAGAAAACTACCAATACCATCCCGTTACCTCCCCCGATCCCTCTAAAATAAAATATAAGTATACCCATCCAGATGAATATGGGATTCATGTCTTTCATTATCAAGAGAACTTTCAAAATGTAAGTCGGGCTCGTAATGTTTGGGCGGAATCTATAAAGGAAGAGATCCTCAGTTTTCAACAAAACAAACAGACTTTACCTTATTACAAACACGGAGAACCAAATCCAAAAAAAGTAAGCCTTAGGGACATTGCCGTGTTATGCGGTAGCAAAAAAGAAACAGAACAAATCGAAAAGGTTTTATCGAAAGCAGGAATACCTTGTTCGATCTACAAACAAAGAGGTATTTTTAAATCCAAAGAAGCCGAACAAATCGAAAATTTATTAGAGTGTTTAGCTGAATCGAATAACTCTCGTTCTTACAAACGAATTTTATTTTCTGAGCTTTTCAGTGTCCATCCAGAAGATTTATCCAAATACAATGAACATTCCATTGATTCCTATGAAAAATCTTTAATGGACGTTTGGCTAAAACTCATTCGTGACAATCGTTATGCAGCATTCTTTCGATCCGTCATGGATGAAACAAAAGTTTTTTGGAATCATGATCTAAAAAATTTAGAATGGGAACGAAAACGTACCAATTACAGACAAATCTTTCAAAGGTTACTAGAATTTCAAATTCGAACAAATGCGAACCTCACCGAGTTATTAACTGAACTACGCGAACTCAAACAAAAAAAATCTTCTCCCGAGGAGGAACCTCTCTTTGATCGTGAAACCGAAGATGATGCTGTTCAAATTCTAACTGTCCATGCTTCCAAAGGTTTAGAATGGCCTATTGTATTTTTATATTATTTCGGGACTAGACCTCCAAGTTTAAATGATTACGAATACCCAACCTTTATCGAAGAAGATCACAAAACAGAGAGACGGTGGATCCTCAGTCTTTGGGACTCCAAAAATGGCAAACCAAATGAATTCAAACATTTTCTAAATGAACAAAAACGTATGTTATATGTGGCCTTAACAAGGCCCAACCTAAGATTGTATTTACCAAAAATATCATGGGGGAAAGATTCCATTCAAAAATCTGGGTATGGAAACATTTTATTTGCCGAACTAGAACGAATCCAAGAGTTGATCAAAAACCATTCCGATGGAGAGAAAACATTTCTATTCAGAAATGAAAAGAATATTGAAATTTTCGATAAAACCACGACACCCCTCTCTACTGAATTAGTTAAAAAAACGAATATAGATCCAATCGTTCTTCCTACAGAAATCAAAGCAGGCAGGATATTGTTACAACATAGTTATACAAGTTTACAAACCTCTCAAAGTCTTTTATCAAAGCTAAATGATGAAACACAAAAAGAAATTGAAGAATCTGGAGAACCAGAATTTATCAAAACAAAATCCGACCTCCCTTCCAGTTCAAAAGTGGGAAATTTCCTTCATCGCATTTTGGAGTTATGTGATTTTTCTATCTTCAACCTTCCGGCGGAATCTATCTTAAACCACCCTTCCTGGAAATGGGCTTATTCTGAATCCTTTAAACAATATCCAATCAAACTCCAACCCAACTCAGATGATCCTTTAGAATTGATTGTAGTCAAACTTTTACAGCGAGCTATGACAGCGGAGATCACACTAGCCGATGGAGAAAGTTTTGTTTTGAGTGGATTAAAACCGGAAGAAAAATCTTCTGAATTAAAATTTCATTTATATGTTCAAAAGATGTTAGAATCATCAGGTGTTCGTTTGACACAAGGATTCGAAAACTATCTAAAAGGAGCCATTGACCTCGTTTTTTGTAAAAACGGGAAATACTACATCGCCGATTATAAATCCAATCTTTTACCAAATAGCAATTATGATACAAATGCAGTGACCTCTGCGGTGATAGATAAAGGTTATATGATTCAAAAATCAGTATATGCTTTGATACTTTATGATTACCTATCATCGCTTTATGGAAGTGATTTGGCTTTGGAGCGTTTTGGAGGAGTGTATTATCTATTTCTGCGAGGAATGGGACTTACAAAAAATTCTGGCATCTACTCAGATCTTAAATCATCCTCACGAGATTGGAATCAAGAAACCTTTACAAAAATTCGTAAAGAAATTTTGTCTTACATTCAAGAAGCCGCTTCTAGTTTGGAGAAATTATATTTATGAAACAAACAGAATCATCTTATCTAGAATTAGCAAAAGAGATTATAACCTATTTTCCCGAAATTCAAAAAACCCATGAGGATTTGGTTGCAAAGCTCATTGAAGCTAACCAAAACGGAGACCTTTATTTATCTCTGATGGATACACCATCAAACAAAGATTTTCCAAACCAATTTCCTTTTTACATTGAAACTATAGGCACAGAAAAAAAACTTTTTTTTCATAAGACATACAAAGAGAAAATTCATTTTGAATCAAAGGTCAAAGGTCTACTTTTAAATCACAACGAAGATTCTCTAAATAAATCAGATCTTACAAAAATAGAATCTACTATCTCCAAACTAGAAACTCAATTTCGCAATCCACTTGCCCCGGAACAAAAACAAGCAGTAATCGAATCCATCAGCTCTACGTTTCGAATCATTGCAGGTGGACCCGGTACCGGTAAAACTACAGTCGTTTCTTTCATTTTAAAAGTTTTAGACGAATTACAAAAACTGCCAGCTCCGAATCATATTGCACTTGTAGCACCAACTGGAAGAGCGGCGCAGAGATTAACAGAATCGATTCAAAAGAATTTAAACCACTTCTCCGACACAAAAGAATTAGCTTCTTCTTTGCGAGGGCAAACGATTCACAATCTCTTAAGAATTTTCCCTGATGCCCCAAAACCATATTATGGAGAGAAAAGATATTTGCCATTTGATCTCATCATTATGGATGAAACTT
The Leptospira perdikensis genome window above contains:
- a CDS encoding helix-turn-helix domain-containing protein — protein: MFEFFGSWLQFGAWYHFILGIGILVKEKGSKGFPFAMIAAFSGGILIVYAYRLYAGFEFETAILNHGYVPIIFLIPGSMQYTIEQFLSSEPIPLGGLKRLYPTFFVVLILFLLQWATPHLLLQSMNQSFAGAPFSIPEMISAVGCVYWVGTFVWMIYQYRMILYRNPNQEAKLGVQILGMILKGNITFASFIFISTFLRWHTGIYFTAGLATLMAVVAFIGTEINHQLFKDLLPELRQSYRTSRILNLNLEKLKLDLDTLLKVNFVYREEDLNLANLAEKLGIKDYQLSEYINAYLGMNFNRFVNEYRIAEICQLIEKEPKANLLSLAYQVGFNSKANFNLAFKSLKKMSPSDYAKSVGKGQPT
- a CDS encoding alpha/beta fold hydrolase yields the protein MKKQKIYRLFLPLGVFLLVACGPNGNQNSKDNAAVLGVLNGSNSSNSASPEALQLSNAANAKDIQTAFAKENDGSFTFNDNISFLSNDGVKITGNLFIPKSGTGAFPAVIFVNSWALNEYEYIVPAAKLAKKGYVVFSYNTRGFGTSGGLINVAGPKDMEDLSKGIDFLLANAPVNPANIGIAGVSYGAGISLLGLSKEPRIKTAVAMSGWGSLPDSLYGNQTPRLVWGLLLVTAGYITGKMDPVIAENFGKLLDTRDVAAVLAWASERSPNSAVAALNASGKPVYISNNSQDNLFQPNQILPYFEQLTVPKKLDLNNGIHATAEVGGILGLDNYVWTNAYDWFDYWLKGIQNGIMTKPKVSIQKRFSSSRVTYSTWPNPNKVDRTYHLRPMGLLTPGKITTTANTTNGNDTILSGGTSATTGVPLLSEILDGAVSVPVTTNVNLIDRTNAMVYISDQLTSVLKVRGRTFYKGRINSSDVAPHVVVYLYEVDIWGTGKLISHGTATLFGVKGKDTDLNVDLQAVAHDFPVGSRLALAIDNIDPMYAVPKPVSLYTTTFKHSTSTASTLRFESE
- a CDS encoding exodeoxyribonuclease V subunit gamma, coding for MPIHYYAGLHLGEITTELGKQITEDQKVNPLKRPLVVVPNQNLIPWLRLNLPKFDVSNLSLNIEFTFLEKAILKIIFQSLNIQTYEEQTALYQYETLKRDCFALLYQKQQTLLKNFPEIQTYLEEIPKLYYLSDVLTKYFKDYELNREEWIKDWIGLDSKTIPNEVKKDPYWELEKQIYTEIYKDETKPKNLFRYLEEGKNLPLSGNLHLFCLSNLSGTYIDFLKETALAKESKLSVHIYQFHNGKVIGKNTEKTKNYLSKFSKPQSYLAKEFSKANDSKQKSKFISGGMLSKLKAFLLEEPVKSENYLEDQTVRVWNAPSVYREVESIAHDILHKISLSKGRLNLLDFAILVPNMNDYRSAVEWVFDGGIYATQKKENLPRLLKIPYSITDLVAKDTSQLYLALSTLFRCMKNDRFEKEDIYSLFKNPLLMGVNDTNEEESSLKVLDLIDSLGSLYEEEKEYNPYTISFGLKRAVVSLVSDEETAWKEIEVVTKPISSDKTVIEFVEIWNRIKEIQRELKEKILQIPKEERYLVFENLFQKLFTFEGEWEKELTYFNQWLKSIQSWCVSDWNQTKDFLEMISLLTEEVFSDIPMQRGNYLTEGVTVSLLQPMRPIPFFHVYIAGLGEGKFPGSVDRSRFNLRRYDSKPWDLNRREIQESLFWESILSAEESITFSYVGKNTLEDKEFEPCSTLFEVMTAMEIKKAVELPLTSYSRFYDETQFPSFDYVRNLKKFNAGDINFPRPNFTDVNLLSPSEFTKQKTNEITVKQLVTGLKNPILGPLSENLGQIWEEEEEQEEEPFRLNNLEIYTIKTIFIPIFTESLVLNKEWTWNRESIQNHLTEYTRKAEQNAEFPYGAFHIVSSELLLQELETIAERFHVLKDTVFSVTENLSYLKAVSIGDTGLRHCKKINPYQITETHKIIGEWENLIEKDGVYYWVHSGSLYEKPKYPNEYLKDYLGKMAYVLTTACLFQMTGNKLIMIPANAKDFKNDSYLDFSNLSTPDCQSYLNSIYQLVTEEKPKYIPNAGLNLFFSKHSIEEMEKNPDTIDSLWKEFLSEELDTILHFENQLMKLSPYTKVLLDEFSLTSVWEIFLPILKKGFR